The proteins below come from a single Alkalispirillum mobile genomic window:
- the rho gene encoding transcription termination factor Rho, translating into MNLTELKQKPAAELMKLAQELGVEGTARSRKQDVIFSILKSQAKGGEPIYGDGVLEILQDGFGFLRSADSSYMAGPDDIYVSPSQIRRFALRTGDTIAGKIRPPKDGERYFALLKVNEINFEPPENAKHKVLFENLTPLHATERMRMERGNGSTEDLTARIIDLVAPIGKGQRGLLVSPPKAGKTMLLQHIAQSITANHPETYVIVLLIDERPEEVTEMQRSVRGEVVSSTFDEPASRHVQVAEMVIEKAKRLVEHKKDVVILLDSITRLARAYNTVVPSSGKVLTGGVDANALHRPKRFFGAARNVEEGGSLSIVATALVDTGSRMDEVIYEEFKGTGNMELHLDRRISEKRIYPAVNINRSGTRREELLMKPDELQKVWILRKLLHPMDDLAAIEFLLDKLKDTKTNGEFFDSMKR; encoded by the coding sequence ATGAACCTGACGGAACTAAAACAGAAACCCGCCGCTGAACTGATGAAACTGGCCCAGGAACTGGGCGTGGAAGGGACGGCCCGCTCCCGCAAGCAGGACGTCATCTTTTCCATTCTCAAGTCGCAGGCCAAGGGTGGCGAACCCATCTACGGCGATGGCGTGCTGGAAATCCTGCAGGATGGCTTTGGCTTTTTGAGGTCTGCGGACAGTTCCTACATGGCCGGGCCGGACGACATCTACGTCTCGCCAAGCCAGATCCGGCGCTTCGCCCTGCGCACCGGTGACACCATCGCGGGCAAGATCCGCCCGCCCAAGGATGGTGAACGGTACTTCGCGCTGCTCAAGGTCAACGAGATCAACTTCGAGCCGCCGGAGAACGCCAAGCACAAGGTGCTGTTCGAGAACCTGACGCCGCTGCATGCCACCGAACGCATGCGCATGGAGCGCGGCAACGGTTCCACCGAGGACCTCACCGCCCGGATCATCGACCTGGTCGCCCCCATCGGCAAGGGTCAGCGCGGCCTGCTGGTCTCCCCGCCCAAGGCGGGCAAGACGATGCTGCTGCAGCACATCGCCCAGAGCATCACCGCCAACCACCCCGAGACCTACGTGATCGTGCTGCTGATCGACGAGCGGCCCGAGGAGGTCACCGAGATGCAGCGCTCGGTGCGGGGCGAGGTGGTCTCCTCCACCTTTGACGAACCGGCCAGCCGCCACGTGCAGGTGGCCGAGATGGTCATCGAGAAGGCCAAGCGCCTGGTGGAGCACAAGAAGGACGTGGTGATCCTGCTGGACTCCATCACCCGCCTGGCCCGTGCCTACAACACCGTGGTGCCCTCCTCGGGCAAGGTGCTCACCGGGGGTGTGGATGCCAACGCCCTGCACCGGCCCAAGCGCTTCTTCGGCGCGGCGCGCAACGTAGAGGAAGGCGGCAGCCTGTCCATCGTGGCGACGGCCCTGGTGGACACCGGCTCGCGCATGGACGAGGTGATCTACGAGGAGTTCAAGGGCACCGGCAACATGGAGCTGCACCTGGACCGGCGCATCTCCGAGAAGCGGATCTACCCGGCGGTGAACATCAACCGCTCCGGCACCCGCCGCGAGGAGCTGCTGATGAAGCCGGACGAGCTGCAGAAGGTCTGGATCCTGCGCAAGCTCCTCCACCCGATGGATGATCTGGCCGCCATCGAGTTCCTGCTGGACAAGCTGAAGGACACCAAGACCAACGGCGAGTTCTTCGACTCGATGAAGCGCTAA
- a CDS encoding class I SAM-dependent rRNA methyltransferase, with protein MTETLPALRLKKGEDKRLRAGHLWVFSNEVDTDATPLKAFAPGDGAVLEDSRGRVLGTVYVNPGSLICARLVSRDSRYRLDESLLVHRLKMALALRERLFEQPYYRLVHGEADGLPGLVVDRFGDACVVQVNTAGMERVRDSIVTALARVLGEGPVLLRCDSAVRQLEGLERYQVWGSGPERQTLEVVENGVQFRVPATSGQKTGWYFDHRMNRQALRPWVSGQRVLDVFSYMGAWGVQAAVAGAREVYCVDSSEQALDGVAENAALNGVADQVVGVQGDAFDALAELRQANERFDVVVVDPPAFIKRKKDFRQGYKAYQRLNRMAMQLLGRDGLLVTASCSAHLPEQQLLDAAQSGARHLERSLRVVALGHQGPDHPVHPAIPETRYLKAAFCRVLPAGSMP; from the coding sequence ATGACTGAGACCCTGCCCGCATTACGCCTGAAAAAGGGCGAGGACAAGCGCCTGCGTGCCGGTCACCTGTGGGTGTTCAGCAACGAGGTGGACACCGACGCGACACCTCTTAAGGCCTTCGCGCCGGGGGATGGCGCGGTGCTTGAGGACAGCCGCGGCCGGGTCCTGGGTACGGTGTACGTCAACCCCGGCTCGTTGATCTGCGCCCGGCTGGTGAGCCGCGACAGCCGCTACCGGCTGGATGAGTCGCTGCTGGTCCACCGGTTGAAGATGGCGCTGGCGCTGCGCGAGCGCTTGTTCGAGCAGCCCTATTACCGCTTGGTGCATGGCGAGGCGGACGGGCTGCCCGGGCTGGTGGTGGACCGCTTCGGCGATGCCTGCGTGGTGCAGGTGAACACCGCGGGTATGGAGCGGGTGCGCGATAGCATTGTCACGGCGTTGGCGCGGGTGCTGGGCGAGGGCCCGGTGTTGCTGCGCTGTGACAGCGCGGTCCGGCAACTGGAGGGCCTGGAGCGGTACCAGGTCTGGGGGAGCGGGCCGGAGCGGCAGACCCTGGAGGTGGTCGAGAACGGCGTGCAGTTCCGGGTACCGGCGACCAGCGGGCAGAAGACCGGCTGGTACTTCGATCACCGCATGAACCGGCAGGCGCTGCGCCCCTGGGTGTCCGGGCAGCGGGTGCTGGACGTGTTCAGTTACATGGGCGCCTGGGGAGTGCAGGCCGCGGTGGCCGGTGCCCGCGAGGTTTACTGCGTCGACAGTTCCGAGCAGGCGCTGGACGGGGTGGCGGAGAATGCGGCCCTGAACGGGGTGGCCGACCAGGTGGTGGGCGTTCAGGGTGATGCGTTCGATGCCCTGGCCGAACTGCGACAGGCGAACGAGCGCTTCGACGTGGTGGTGGTGGATCCGCCGGCGTTCATCAAGCGGAAGAAGGATTTCCGCCAGGGGTACAAGGCCTATCAGCGCCTGAACCGGATGGCGATGCAGTTGCTCGGCCGGGATGGCCTGCTGGTCACCGCGTCCTGCTCGGCCCACCTGCCCGAACAGCAGCTACTGGATGCGGCCCAGTCGGGTGCGCGGCACCTGGAGCGCAGCCTGCGCGTGGTGGCACTGGGCCACCAGGGACCCGACCACCCGGTACACCCGGCGATCCCGGAAACACGCTACCTCAAGGCGGCCTTCTGCCGGGTGTTGCCGGCGGGGAGTATGCCCTGA
- a CDS encoding TIGR04211 family SH3 domain-containing protein: MRRICLLLILMLSALPLTATHAQVYVSDELEVAKRSGPSNQHRILRFVSSGTQLEVLDTSGDWTQVRDPQGRDGWIQTENLMNNPSAREQLEEANQRVEAAEEERDEMAARMDEAREEAEALASRVEELEAERDRLEARLEDASEGLELADEHQRLQGTIADLQEEIRDLEADKAALTRQTQRDWFLAGAGVLLGGLILGLILPRIRWKRRRGWGDTL, encoded by the coding sequence GTGCGCCGGATTTGCTTGCTCTTGATCCTCATGCTCAGCGCGCTGCCGCTGACCGCCACCCACGCCCAGGTTTACGTCAGTGACGAGCTGGAGGTGGCCAAACGCAGCGGCCCCAGCAACCAACACCGCATCCTGCGCTTTGTCAGTTCCGGCACCCAGCTCGAGGTCCTGGACACCAGCGGTGACTGGACCCAGGTCCGCGACCCCCAGGGCCGCGACGGCTGGATCCAGACCGAAAACCTGATGAACAACCCGAGCGCCCGGGAGCAGCTGGAGGAGGCCAACCAACGGGTCGAGGCCGCCGAGGAGGAGCGCGACGAGATGGCGGCGCGAATGGATGAGGCCCGCGAGGAGGCCGAGGCCCTCGCCAGCCGCGTTGAGGAACTCGAGGCGGAGCGCGACCGGCTCGAGGCCCGGCTGGAGGACGCCAGCGAGGGGCTGGAACTGGCTGACGAGCACCAGCGGCTGCAGGGCACCATAGCGGACCTGCAGGAGGAGATCCGCGACCTGGAGGCGGACAAGGCTGCACTGACCCGCCAGACTCAGCGGGACTGGTTCCTTGCCGGTGCCGGTGTGCTCCTTGGGGGACTGATCCTCGGCTTGATTCTGCCGCGGATCCGCTGGAAGCGCCGCCGGGGCTGGGGTGATACGCTGTAG
- the argE gene encoding acetylornithine deacetylase, translated as MSEAPALMDMLRGLIATPSVSSVDPDLDQGNRAVIDLLAGWAEAAGFDCEIQPVPGHPDKANLIATLGRGPGGLVLSGHTDTVPYDGELWTSDPFVLTERNGRLYGLGTTDMKSFLGLALEAARGLRPQDLKQPLVLLATADEESGMTGARALVDSQRPLGRHAIIGEPTNGRPVRAHKGMMMEAIRIEGHSGHSSNPALGRNALELMTRVLNELLTWRGELQAQYQDAQFDVPVPTMNLGHLHAGDNPNRICGQAELHIDIRPLPGMGLEELRYLLRQRLEAALGEEAQYLHLRSLFPGLQPMATPEAAQIVRASESLTGFPAEAVSFGTEAPFLRDMGLDVVVMGPGDIAQAHQPDEYLALDRLEPTVAHLRRLIRQFCIEPA; from the coding sequence ATGAGCGAAGCGCCAGCCTTGATGGACATGCTGAGGGGGCTCATCGCCACCCCCTCGGTGAGCAGCGTTGACCCGGACCTCGACCAGGGCAACCGTGCCGTCATCGATCTGCTGGCCGGCTGGGCGGAGGCCGCGGGCTTCGATTGCGAGATCCAGCCGGTGCCGGGGCATCCGGACAAGGCCAATCTCATCGCCACGCTGGGCCGCGGCCCCGGAGGGCTGGTGCTCTCCGGCCACACCGATACCGTGCCCTATGACGGAGAGCTGTGGACCTCCGACCCCTTTGTGCTCACCGAGCGCAACGGGCGGCTTTACGGCCTGGGCACCACCGACATGAAGTCCTTCCTGGGCCTGGCACTGGAGGCCGCCCGCGGCCTCCGTCCGCAGGACCTGAAACAGCCCCTGGTGCTGCTGGCCACCGCCGACGAGGAGTCGGGCATGACCGGCGCGCGGGCGCTGGTGGACAGCCAGCGCCCGTTGGGCCGTCACGCCATCATCGGCGAGCCCACCAACGGCCGCCCGGTGCGCGCCCACAAGGGCATGATGATGGAGGCCATTCGCATCGAGGGCCACTCCGGTCATTCCAGCAACCCGGCGCTGGGCCGTAACGCCCTGGAGCTGATGACCCGGGTACTCAACGAGCTGCTGACCTGGCGGGGTGAGCTGCAGGCCCAGTACCAGGACGCCCAGTTCGATGTGCCGGTGCCGACCATGAACCTGGGCCACCTGCACGCCGGCGACAACCCGAACCGTATCTGCGGCCAGGCGGAGCTGCATATCGATATTCGCCCGCTGCCCGGGATGGGCCTGGAGGAACTGCGCTACCTGCTGCGCCAGCGGCTGGAGGCCGCGCTGGGCGAGGAGGCCCAGTACCTGCACCTGCGTTCGCTGTTCCCCGGCCTACAGCCGATGGCCACGCCGGAGGCGGCACAGATCGTCCGAGCCAGCGAGTCGCTCACCGGCTTCCCGGCCGAGGCCGTGTCCTTCGGCACCGAGGCGCCCTTCCTCCGGGACATGGGCCTGGACGTGGTGGTCATGGGTCCCGGGGACATCGCCCAGGCCCACCAACCCGACGAGTACCTGGCCCTGGACCGCCTGGAGCCGACCGTGGCCCATCTGCGACGACTGATCCGGCAGTTCTGCATCGAGCCCGCCTGA
- the argA gene encoding amino-acid N-acetyltransferase, with protein MKTSDLDPELYVRWFRNSAPYINAHRGRTFVVAFSGAALQDGDFPDIIHDLALLSSLGVRLVLVPGARPQVEARLRERGAELRYVNGLRITDDAALACVKEAVGAVRLEIEALFTMGLSNSPMAGARLRLASGNLVTARPLGVRDGVDYQHTGEVRRVDAPAIRARLDDGDIVLLSPLGCSRTGEVFNLAGDEVALEAARALRADKLIFLQEGESVCDEQGEPVGEMTLSQVRALLNAPPSCLTDETRRLLTRALRACGSGVHRVHLLDRHRDGALLLELFTRDGVGTLVTPERFETQRRATPEDVPGIVALLEPLERDGTLVSRPRELLETDIEHFIVIERDGSIIACSALYPIPGSTTGELAGFAVHPDYRGGGRGDALLAQVEADARTEGLDRLYVLTTRTAHWFQERGFEPATPADLPDARRRAYDQDRASRVFVKALSG; from the coding sequence ATGAAAACCAGTGACCTCGACCCGGAGCTCTACGTCCGGTGGTTCCGCAACAGCGCCCCCTACATCAACGCCCACCGGGGGCGCACCTTCGTGGTGGCCTTCTCCGGGGCCGCGCTTCAGGACGGCGACTTCCCGGACATCATCCACGACCTGGCCCTGCTCTCCAGCCTCGGGGTCCGCCTGGTGCTGGTGCCCGGTGCCCGCCCACAGGTGGAGGCACGCCTGCGCGAACGGGGCGCGGAGCTGCGCTACGTCAACGGCCTGCGCATCACCGACGATGCCGCCCTGGCCTGCGTAAAAGAGGCCGTGGGCGCCGTGCGCCTGGAGATCGAGGCCCTGTTTACCATGGGGCTGTCCAACTCCCCCATGGCCGGGGCGCGGCTGCGCCTGGCCTCGGGCAACCTGGTCACCGCCCGCCCCCTGGGCGTGCGCGACGGCGTGGATTACCAGCACACCGGCGAGGTGCGCCGGGTGGATGCGCCAGCCATCCGCGCCCGGCTGGACGATGGCGACATCGTGCTGCTCTCCCCCCTGGGCTGCTCGCGCACCGGCGAGGTCTTCAACTTGGCCGGCGACGAGGTGGCGCTGGAGGCAGCGCGGGCACTCCGGGCGGACAAGCTGATCTTCCTGCAGGAGGGTGAATCGGTCTGCGACGAGCAGGGCGAGCCGGTGGGGGAGATGACCCTCAGCCAGGTGCGCGCCCTGTTGAACGCCCCGCCCTCCTGCCTGACCGACGAGACCCGCCGTCTGCTGACCCGCGCGCTGCGGGCCTGCGGCTCCGGCGTGCACCGCGTCCACCTGCTCGACCGGCACCGGGACGGCGCCCTGCTGCTGGAGCTGTTCACCCGGGACGGTGTAGGCACCCTGGTGACCCCGGAGCGGTTCGAGACCCAGCGCCGGGCAACCCCGGAGGACGTGCCGGGTATTGTTGCGCTGCTGGAGCCGCTGGAGCGGGACGGCACCCTGGTCAGCCGGCCCCGGGAGTTGCTGGAAACGGACATCGAGCACTTCATCGTGATCGAGCGGGACGGCAGCATCATCGCCTGCTCGGCGCTCTACCCCATTCCCGGCTCCACCACGGGCGAGCTGGCGGGCTTCGCCGTCCACCCGGATTACCGCGGCGGCGGCCGGGGGGACGCGCTGCTGGCCCAGGTGGAGGCCGACGCCCGCACCGAGGGGCTGGACCGGCTCTACGTGCTGACGACCCGCACGGCCCACTGGTTTCAGGAGCGCGGGTTTGAACCCGCCACCCCGGCCGACCTGCCGGACGCCCGCCGCCGGGCCTACGATCAGGACCGCGCCTCGCGGGTCTTCGTGAAGGCCTTGAGCGGCTGA
- a CDS encoding adenosylmethionine--8-amino-7-oxononanoate transaminase, producing the protein MNNSDIVKRDLDVLWHPCTQMKDHEWLPLIPVKRGEGVWLEDFDGNRYIDAISSWWVNLFGHCHPHISGAVQRQAAELEHVILAGFSHEPVVRLSEKLVQITPPGLSRCFYTDNGSSAVEVALKMSYHYWRNSGQPEKRKFITLSNSYHGETLGTLGVGDVSLYKETYKPLLMEAITVPSPDAFLREPGTTWEEHAERMFAHMEAALARHAHETAAVIVEPLIQCAGTMRMYHHRYLELLREACDRHGVHLIADEIAVGFGRTGTMFACEQADISPDFMCLSKGLTAGYLPLATVLTHDRIYQAFYDDYATLRAFLHSHSYTGNPLACAAALATLELFEQEDVIARNRELAREMGEAFAHLADHPHVGEVRQTGMVLAAEMVPDKAKPEPYPWEERRGMIVYQHALKNEALMRPLGSVVYLMPPYVITPEQIRHLARVATEGIDLATRP; encoded by the coding sequence ATGAACAACAGCGATATCGTCAAACGCGACCTGGATGTCCTCTGGCACCCCTGCACGCAGATGAAGGACCACGAATGGCTCCCCCTCATCCCGGTCAAGAGGGGCGAGGGGGTCTGGCTGGAGGACTTCGACGGCAACCGCTACATCGACGCCATCAGCTCCTGGTGGGTCAACCTCTTCGGCCACTGCCACCCGCACATCAGCGGGGCGGTGCAGCGCCAGGCCGCCGAGCTGGAGCACGTCATCCTCGCCGGGTTCTCCCACGAGCCGGTGGTGCGGCTGTCCGAGAAGCTGGTGCAGATCACCCCGCCCGGGCTCAGCCGCTGCTTCTACACCGACAACGGCTCCTCCGCCGTGGAGGTGGCCCTGAAGATGAGCTACCACTACTGGCGCAACAGCGGTCAGCCGGAGAAGCGCAAGTTCATCACCCTGTCCAACAGCTACCACGGCGAGACGCTGGGCACCCTGGGCGTGGGCGATGTTTCTCTCTACAAGGAGACCTACAAACCGCTGCTCATGGAGGCCATCACCGTCCCCTCCCCGGATGCCTTCCTCCGCGAGCCGGGCACCACCTGGGAGGAGCACGCGGAGCGCATGTTCGCCCACATGGAAGCGGCCCTGGCGCGGCACGCTCACGAGACCGCCGCGGTCATCGTCGAGCCGCTGATCCAGTGCGCCGGCACCATGCGGATGTACCACCACCGTTACCTGGAGTTGCTGCGCGAGGCGTGCGACCGGCACGGGGTGCACCTGATCGCCGACGAGATCGCAGTGGGCTTCGGCCGCACCGGCACGATGTTCGCCTGTGAGCAGGCGGACATCAGCCCCGATTTCATGTGCCTGTCCAAGGGGCTGACCGCCGGCTACCTGCCGCTGGCCACGGTGCTGACCCACGACCGGATCTACCAGGCCTTCTACGACGACTACGCCACCCTGCGCGCCTTCCTCCACTCGCACAGCTACACCGGCAACCCGCTGGCCTGCGCAGCCGCCCTGGCCACCCTGGAGTTGTTCGAGCAGGAGGACGTCATCGCCCGCAACCGGGAACTGGCCCGGGAGATGGGTGAGGCCTTTGCGCACCTGGCGGACCACCCCCACGTGGGCGAGGTCCGCCAGACCGGCATGGTGCTGGCTGCCGAGATGGTGCCCGACAAGGCCAAGCCCGAGCCCTACCCCTGGGAAGAGCGCCGGGGCATGATCGTCTACCAACACGCACTGAAGAACGAGGCGCTGATGCGCCCCCTCGGCAGCGTGGTCTACCTGATGCCCCCCTACGTGATCACCCCGGAGCAGATCCGCCACCTGGCCCGCGTGGCCACCGAGGGCATCGACCTGGCCACCCGCCCATGA
- a CDS encoding 16S rRNA (uracil(1498)-N(3))-methyltransferase, with protein sequence MSAPRIHVDQRLSAGEGCTLPVTAANHLRAFRLRPGDPLVLFNGEGGEYPARLEALARREAQVTVLAHDPVERESPLTLTLVQGIARGERMDFTVQKAVELGVSRILPVFTDKGVVKLDSKRQDKRQQHWQRVAVAACEQCGRNRVPEVAAPQPLADAWSGLDTAGQGLVLAPGGRSLQALARQQSHLKAAWLLIGPEGGLSEAEVEKAVGQGAEAVGLGPRILRTETAGITALAALQLLHGDLAG encoded by the coding sequence ATGAGCGCGCCCCGCATCCACGTCGATCAGCGACTGAGCGCGGGCGAGGGCTGCACGCTGCCGGTGACCGCGGCCAACCACCTGCGGGCCTTCCGCCTGCGCCCCGGGGACCCGCTGGTGCTGTTCAACGGCGAGGGCGGCGAGTACCCGGCCCGGCTGGAGGCCTTGGCGCGGCGTGAAGCGCAGGTGACGGTGCTCGCCCACGACCCGGTGGAGCGGGAGTCGCCGCTGACCCTCACCCTGGTGCAGGGCATCGCTCGCGGGGAGCGCATGGACTTCACCGTGCAGAAGGCGGTGGAGCTGGGGGTGAGCCGGATCCTGCCAGTTTTCACCGACAAGGGCGTGGTGAAGCTGGACAGCAAACGCCAGGACAAGCGGCAGCAACACTGGCAGCGGGTGGCGGTGGCCGCCTGCGAGCAGTGTGGGCGCAACCGGGTGCCGGAAGTGGCCGCCCCGCAGCCGCTGGCAGACGCCTGGTCCGGGTTGGACACGGCCGGTCAGGGGCTGGTGCTGGCGCCCGGCGGCCGGTCGCTCCAGGCGCTGGCACGCCAGCAGTCCCACCTGAAGGCCGCGTGGTTGCTGATCGGACCGGAAGGGGGGCTCTCCGAGGCGGAGGTGGAAAAGGCCGTTGGCCAGGGGGCCGAGGCGGTGGGCCTGGGGCCGCGGATCCTGCGCACCGAGACGGCCGGCATCACGGCGCTGGCAGCACTGCAGTTGCTGCACGGCGACCTGGCCGGCTGA
- a CDS encoding chemotaxis protein CheW translates to MSETDIHNPGAMALTGQVADQADLIPSMLVDAGRTELLLPGSVVAEVTTWVTPEAYPMQVPEWLLGAFTWREMTLPLVAVQCFAHGVEQPEPGPSSRIVVVKGLKHNRDLPYFGVAAEDIPRLAAIRRDNLRDPEETEPAERELPGRPVMVAGAPALIPDLTLVEDRLLDALPPGGVASKPSA, encoded by the coding sequence ATGAGCGAAACGGACATCCACAACCCCGGGGCCATGGCCCTGACCGGCCAGGTCGCCGACCAGGCGGACCTGATCCCCTCCATGCTTGTGGATGCCGGGCGTACCGAGTTGCTCCTGCCCGGTTCCGTGGTGGCGGAGGTGACCACCTGGGTCACGCCCGAGGCCTATCCCATGCAGGTGCCGGAGTGGTTACTGGGGGCGTTCACCTGGCGGGAGATGACGCTCCCCCTGGTGGCGGTGCAGTGCTTTGCGCACGGCGTGGAGCAGCCGGAGCCGGGTCCGTCCAGCCGCATCGTGGTGGTCAAGGGGCTGAAGCATAACCGGGATCTGCCCTACTTCGGGGTGGCGGCCGAGGATATCCCCCGCCTGGCGGCGATACGGCGGGATAACCTGCGTGACCCGGAGGAGACGGAGCCGGCGGAGCGGGAACTGCCCGGACGCCCGGTAATGGTGGCCGGGGCGCCGGCGCTGATCCCGGACCTGACGTTGGTGGAGGACCGCCTTTTGGATGCACTGCCCCCGGGCGGCGTGGCCAGCAAGCCCTCCGCTTAG